In the genome of Oncorhynchus clarkii lewisi isolate Uvic-CL-2024 chromosome 4, UVic_Ocla_1.0, whole genome shotgun sequence, one region contains:
- the LOC139406824 gene encoding influenza virus NS1A-binding protein homolog A-like, with protein MIPNDYLLFEDESLLDSTVAKMNALRKSGQFCDVRLQVCGHELMAHRAVLACCSPYLFEIFNSDIEPHGVSHVTFDDLDPEAVEILLNYAYTAQLKADKELVKDVYTAAKRLKMERVKQICGNYLLSKIESHSAISFRNFSSCMGDGRMLSKIDIYIQEHLLEVSEQEDFFKLPRLKLEVMLEDSLSLPSNGKLYSKVLNWVQRRLWENGDQLDRLMEEVQTLYYSADHKLLDGALIIEEHGLFGVGAEEDHMQLVQKKPPRENSNTQRQPSSSTSGSSSPSGSSSPSGLASNTHKPCRREWKYIASEKTTNNTYLCLAILDGVLCVIFLHGRNSPQSSPSATPCLMKSLSFEAQSEELEEHPLTSMHYARSGLGTAILHGRLIAAGGYNREECLRTVECYDPKEDLWTFTAPMRTARARFQMAVLMGQLYVMGGSNGHSDELSCGETYDPHTDTWAQVAELRTNRCNAGVCSLNNKLFVVGGSDPCGQKGLKNCDAFDPVTKTWNNCAPLNIKRHQAAVCELDGFMYVIGGAESWNCLNTVERYNPENNTWTLIAPMNVARRGAGVAVYNGKLLVVGGFDGSHALRCVEVYDPVRNTWRMLGSMTVARSNAGVAALGDVICAVGGFDGNNFLNTLEVYDPETDEWSDCSEALSSSV; from the exons gtgtgtggtcaTGAGTTGATGGCTCACCGTGCCGTGCTGGCCTGCTGTAGCCCCTACCTGTTTGAGATCTTCAACAGCGATATCGAACCTCACGGAGTGTCCCACGTCACCTTCGATGACCTTGACCCAGAGGCTGTGGAGATCCTGCTTAACTACGCCTACACTGCCCA GTTGAAGGCAGACAAGGAGTTGGTTAAGGATGTCTACACTGCAGCCAAAAGGCTAAAGATGGAACGAGTAAAGCAG ATCTGTGGCAACTACCTGCTGTCGAAGATAGAATCCCATAGTGCCATCTCCTTTCGTAACTTTTCCAGCTGCATGGGAGACGGTCGCATGCTCTCCAAGATCGACATCTACATCCAAGAACACCTGCTGGAGGTCTCTGAGCAGGAGGACTTCTTCAAACTCCCCCGCCTCAAA TTAGAAGTAATGCTGGAAGACAGCTTGAGCCTGCCCAGCAATGGCAAGCTCTACTCCAAGGTGCTTAACTGGGTCCAGCGCAGACTGTGGGAGAATGGAGACCAACTGGATAGACTGATGGAGGAG GTGCAAACGTTGTACTACTCAGCCGACCACAAGCTGCTCGATGGCGCACTCATCATTGAGGAACATGGGCTGTTTGGGGTTGGTGCGGAGGAGGACCACATGCAGTTAGTTCAG AAGAAGCCCCCCCGTGAGAACAGCAACACCCAGAGACAGCCGAGCTCCTCCACCTCCGGCAGCTCTTCACCCTCCGGCAGCTCTTCACCCTCCGGCTTGgcctccaacacacacaaaccctgcaGGAGAGAGTGGAAGTACATTGCTTCCGAGAAGACCACCA aCAACACCTACCTGTGTCTGGCCATACTGGACGGGGTGTTGTGTGTGATCTTCCTGCATGGCCGCAACTCTCCCCAGAGTTCTCCCTCTGCCACACCATGTCTGATGAAGAGCCTGAGCTTTGAGGCTCAGTCTGAGGAGCTGGAGGAACACCCGCTGACCTCCATGCACTACGCCCGCTCTGGCCTGGGCACTGCCATCCTGCACGGCAGGCTCATCGCTGCAG GAGGGTATAACCGGGAGGAGTGCCTGAGGACTGTGGAGTGTTACGACCCCAAAGAGGACCTCTGGACCTTTACTGCTCCCATGCGGACTGCCAGGGCTCGCTTCCAGATGGCTGTGCTCATG GGTCAGCTGTATGTGATGGGTGGCTCCAACGGTCACTCAGACGAGCTGAGCTGTGGGGAGACCTACGATCCCCACACTGACACGTGGGCTCAGGTGGCAGAGCTCCGGACCAATCGCTGCAACGCAGGTGTCTGCTCGTTGAACAATAAGCTGTTTGTGGTGGGAGGGTCAGACCCCTGTGGGCAGAAAGGACTGAAGAACTGTGATGCTTTTGACCCTGTGACCAAGACCTGGAACAACTGTGCCCCACTCAACATCA AGAGGCACCAGGCTGCGGTATGTGAGCTGGATGGCTTCATGTACGTGATTGGAGGTGCTGAGTCGTGGAACTGCCTGAACACAGTGGAGCGCTACAACCCTGAGAATAACACTTGGACCCTTATCGCCCCCATGAACGTAGCTCGCAGGGGCGCTGGGGTGGCCGTCTACAATG gGAAGCTCTTAGTGGTTGGTGGGTTCGATGGCTCCCATGCACTGCGCTGCGTAGAGGTGTATGACCCAGTCCGTAACACGTGGAGGATGCTGGGTAGCATGACCGTGGCACGGAGCAATGCGGGTGTGGCTGCGCTGGGTGACGTCATCTGCGCCGTGGGCGGCTTCGACGGAAACAACTTCCTGAACACGCTCGAGGTGTATGACCCTGAGACGGACGAGTGGAGCGACTGCTCCGAGGCCCTCTCCTCTTCCGTCTGA